In Verrucomicrobiota bacterium, a single genomic region encodes these proteins:
- the pyrR gene encoding bifunctional pyr operon transcriptional regulator/uracil phosphoribosyltransferase PyrR, whose product MGESVVMDADSIRKAIRRIAHEIIEQNEDLSRLVIAGIPTRGKIVASRIAAHIAEIEGVSPALGIVDVSMHRDDLATRISLSALEPTELPLDLDGRPLVLIDDVLFTGRSCRAAMDAIASFGRPSRIQLAVLVDRGHRELPIRADFVGKNVPTAFSDRIRVRFEETDNVPDSVTLVHQVGHQAPSSPQS is encoded by the coding sequence ATGGGAGAGTCTGTGGTTATGGATGCGGACTCCATCCGCAAGGCGATCCGTCGCATCGCCCACGAGATCATCGAGCAGAACGAGGATCTCTCCCGATTGGTCATCGCCGGAATCCCCACTCGGGGAAAGATTGTCGCCAGTCGCATCGCCGCTCACATTGCCGAGATCGAGGGGGTCTCCCCGGCGCTCGGTATCGTGGATGTCTCCATGCACCGCGACGATCTTGCCACGAGGATCAGTTTGAGTGCACTGGAGCCGACGGAGCTTCCCCTGGATCTGGATGGACGGCCACTGGTGCTGATCGATGATGTTCTTTTCACGGGTCGTAGTTGCCGGGCCGCGATGGATGCGATCGCCTCCTTTGGCCGCCCCTCGCGGATTCAGTTGGCGGTTCTGGTCGACCGAGGCCATCGCGAGCTTCCCATTAGGGCGGATTTTGTAGGCAAGAACGTGCCGACGGCTTTTTCCGATCGTATCAGGGTTCGCTTCGAAGAGACCGACAACGTTCCTGATTCTGTGACACTCGTTCACCAAGTTGGCCACCAAGCTCCTTCCTCGCCTCAATCATGA
- a CDS encoding DUF4032 domain-containing protein, with the protein MTRPPASVDAGDLLRNSTLYREFQAEREQILRHKWYESEKQGRDIGFERALLDWMMKHRTPWRQARAAAKKTT; encoded by the coding sequence ATGACACGTCCACCAGCATCAGTCGATGCAGGCGATCTGCTCAGGAATTCGACCCTCTACAGGGAATTCCAAGCGGAAAGGGAGCAAATTCTCCGCCACAAGTGGTATGAGAGCGAGAAGCAGGGTCGTGACATAGGATTTGAACGGGCTCTTCTCGACTGGATGATGAAGCATCGCACACCTTGGCGTCAGGCCCGTGCGGCAGCCAAAAAAACGACCTAA
- a CDS encoding ATP-binding cassette domain-containing protein, whose translation MLSLDQLTLTLGTEEDSPRLLSQISATFKRGEFIAVIGPSGCGKSTLLKMIAGIATGEEEGTIHWDGRNLADEDFNPSEFGYVPQFSIAYEDLTVGECVEYSARLRVSGLSREERDKMVARLLGEVGMGEFQDRPVKVLSGGQKRRLALAMELVSSPPILLCDEVTSGLDPRSEDEIVNLLRNVARDGNRLVISVTHSLKHLHSYDAVVVLYKGVLAYAGRPDHLAHYFRVEDPSLIYAQLESRDPEGWQASWLKHSASFLHGPQEEESEKDRTPVIREVVSSVCPECRLDYPIGAMYCKECGAKLRTTEDGREKAKGKGNSKGKEITAADSADDSHPGALSQLVTLVERRLLIFLRSKAQLWLQAGMVFGFPCLVACFGWNGLPQIRNLGMGLDLNVIQQLTEARDFLAQASKVGSLVSGIVMFEVILLTLMGANNSGREIASERQLFEKEKLSGLSPAAYIGSKILFLGLLSAIQSLWMGLFVHYTCAFPGDLSSQLLFLFLVNAAMTSICLAISSYMKTAEQASMASIYLVGFQLPLSGAVLALPSWLGLIAQPFIAAYWSWSGILQSLRGERYYDIVVMVIQTSLSLAPLCILVLGIHIGVGILLAYQGCLKTRME comes from the coding sequence ATGCTCTCCCTGGATCAACTGACCCTGACTCTCGGCACGGAAGAGGACTCTCCGCGACTTCTTTCGCAAATCTCCGCCACGTTTAAACGCGGGGAGTTCATCGCCGTGATCGGCCCCTCCGGTTGCGGCAAAAGCACTCTTCTGAAAATGATCGCCGGGATCGCCACCGGTGAGGAAGAGGGAACCATCCATTGGGATGGCCGGAATCTGGCTGATGAGGATTTCAACCCATCGGAATTCGGCTATGTCCCTCAATTCAGCATTGCCTACGAGGACCTGACGGTGGGGGAGTGTGTCGAATATTCCGCTAGACTGCGTGTCAGCGGACTGAGCCGAGAAGAGCGAGATAAAATGGTAGCCCGTCTGCTTGGGGAGGTCGGCATGGGAGAATTTCAGGATCGCCCCGTGAAGGTTCTTTCGGGAGGCCAAAAGCGCCGTTTGGCTCTGGCGATGGAACTGGTGAGCAGTCCGCCGATTCTGCTTTGCGACGAAGTCACAAGCGGTTTGGACCCCCGGTCCGAAGACGAGATTGTGAATCTCCTGAGGAACGTCGCCCGTGATGGGAACCGATTGGTCATCTCCGTCACCCACAGTCTCAAGCATCTTCATTCCTACGACGCTGTCGTTGTCCTCTACAAGGGAGTCCTAGCTTATGCTGGTCGCCCTGATCATCTCGCCCATTACTTTCGGGTCGAAGACCCCAGCCTTATCTACGCCCAGTTGGAGAGCCGAGATCCTGAAGGTTGGCAGGCTTCTTGGCTGAAGCATTCGGCCTCCTTCCTTCATGGTCCTCAGGAGGAAGAGAGTGAAAAAGATCGTACCCCGGTGATCCGTGAAGTTGTCTCCAGCGTCTGTCCCGAGTGTCGCTTGGACTACCCGATTGGTGCCATGTATTGCAAAGAGTGTGGAGCCAAGCTCCGAACCACTGAGGATGGAAGAGAAAAAGCAAAGGGAAAAGGAAATAGCAAGGGCAAGGAAATAACCGCTGCCGATAGTGCTGATGACTCCCATCCTGGCGCTCTCTCCCAGCTCGTGACCCTGGTGGAACGCCGTCTACTCATCTTCCTGCGAAGCAAGGCCCAGCTCTGGCTTCAGGCCGGCATGGTGTTCGGATTCCCCTGTCTGGTCGCTTGCTTTGGATGGAATGGACTTCCTCAGATTCGGAATCTGGGGATGGGTCTGGATCTGAATGTCATCCAGCAGCTGACCGAAGCTAGGGATTTTCTAGCGCAGGCCAGTAAGGTCGGGAGCCTGGTCTCGGGAATTGTGATGTTCGAGGTGATCCTTCTCACCCTCATGGGTGCCAATAATTCGGGTCGAGAAATCGCCTCGGAGCGCCAGCTCTTCGAGAAGGAAAAGCTCTCCGGACTGAGTCCTGCCGCTTACATCGGCAGCAAGATCTTGTTTCTCGGTCTTCTCTCCGCAATCCAGTCCCTCTGGATGGGACTTTTCGTCCATTATACATGTGCTTTCCCGGGGGATCTATCTTCGCAACTGCTCTTTCTCTTTCTGGTCAACGCGGCGATGACATCCATTTGTCTGGCCATTTCCTCCTACATGAAGACCGCGGAACAGGCCTCCATGGCCTCGATCTATCTGGTCGGTTTTCAGTTACCTCTCTCGGGTGCCGTACTGGCCCTGCCCTCTTGGTTGGGATTGATTGCCCAGCCCTTCATCGCTGCTTACTGGAGTTGGTCGGGGATCCTGCAGTCCCTAAGGGGAGAGCGTTACTATGACATCGTCGTCATGGTGATTCAGACCAGTCTTTCCCTGGCCCCCCTCTGTATCTTGGTGCTCGGAATTCACATAGGGGTGGGCATCCTGCTAGCCTATCAGGGTTGTCTGAAGACAAGAATGGAGTGA
- the proC gene encoding pyrroline-5-carboxylate reductase, whose amino-acid sequence MNYAVLGAGKMGSALVRGMLASGLTTGDRVIVSSSTRESAEQTASSLGVKSAGSNAEAIRDAEIVFLCVKPTQATAVLSSLASELEGKLLISIIAGIRSEDLFQAANGKVRVIRSMPNTAVRLRKGVTALAPHPSSTEEDLRMATAIFSSVGSALVVRESELDTVTAVSGSGPAFALLMLEAMAQGGIDGGLEPELAKTLAAGALAAAAALVNETGQTPLALRAEITSPAGTTAAGLEVLENEGFPGIVRASIRAARKRSIELSSPPINS is encoded by the coding sequence ATGAATTACGCAGTGCTTGGAGCAGGAAAAATGGGGAGTGCCCTTGTCCGCGGGATGCTGGCATCCGGGCTGACCACAGGTGACAGGGTCATTGTTTCCTCAAGCACACGCGAATCCGCCGAGCAGACAGCCTCTTCACTGGGCGTGAAGTCAGCCGGTTCCAACGCTGAGGCCATCCGCGATGCCGAGATCGTCTTTCTTTGCGTGAAACCCACGCAGGCCACCGCAGTCCTCTCATCCCTCGCCTCGGAGCTTGAGGGAAAGCTTCTGATCTCGATTATTGCCGGGATCCGCTCCGAGGACCTCTTCCAGGCAGCCAATGGGAAAGTAAGAGTCATCCGCTCTATGCCCAACACGGCCGTCAGACTCCGCAAGGGTGTCACCGCGCTCGCTCCCCATCCTTCCAGCACCGAGGAGGACTTAAGGATGGCAACGGCGATCTTTTCCTCCGTGGGATCGGCTCTTGTGGTCCGGGAGAGTGAACTCGATACCGTCACTGCCGTGAGTGGAAGCGGTCCCGCTTTTGCACTACTGATGCTCGAAGCCATGGCTCAGGGAGGAATCGACGGTGGACTGGAACCAGAGCTGGCAAAGACCCTAGCAGCCGGTGCTCTTGCCGCGGCTGCAGCCCTTGTCAACGAAACCGGTCAGACTCCCCTAGCCCTGCGTGCAGAAATCACCAGTCCAGCCGGCACAACGGCCGCCGGACTTGAAGTGCTGGAAAATGAGGGCTTTCCCGGTATCGTCCGCGCCTCAATACGGGCTGCCAGAAAACGTTCTATCGAACTCTCCTCTCCACCCATTAATTCATGA
- a CDS encoding tetratricopeptide repeat protein, with product MRGELIRWFLLLSILGSGVLTNDTKAAPVSTHAHEDLSTNKPLQLQEAVIPQPPQALQASPEALHLMREAEQSFAKGELEKADATYARALAMAPNMPSLLVSAAAIKTRLGKLEESRTMLRKALSLDLDNAAAWKLLGMNALEQKRDDEAFACLAQATLHDSNNPRAHNYLGMAAGRKGWGEASEQELRRAVELDPNYADANFNLAVLYLGRNPPLIELARRHYQRALDLGAKRDPALENLIAKSVASQPSDSQRSSVRP from the coding sequence ATGAGAGGAGAGCTTATTCGTTGGTTTCTACTCCTGAGTATCCTTGGAAGTGGCGTTCTCACAAATGATACCAAGGCTGCCCCTGTCTCTACCCATGCTCATGAGGATCTCTCCACCAATAAGCCGCTTCAACTTCAGGAGGCCGTAATACCGCAACCTCCGCAGGCTTTACAGGCTTCACCAGAAGCTCTTCATCTGATGAGAGAAGCGGAGCAATCATTTGCCAAGGGTGAATTGGAGAAGGCTGATGCTACTTATGCCCGCGCTCTTGCCATGGCACCGAACATGCCTTCCCTTCTCGTCAGTGCCGCAGCCATTAAAACGAGGCTCGGCAAGCTCGAAGAGTCGCGGACCATGCTGAGAAAAGCCCTTTCACTTGACCTCGATAATGCAGCCGCGTGGAAGTTACTCGGCATGAATGCCCTCGAGCAGAAAAGAGACGACGAGGCCTTTGCCTGCCTAGCCCAAGCCACTCTCCATGACTCAAACAATCCTCGAGCCCATAACTATCTGGGTATGGCAGCAGGACGGAAGGGCTGGGGTGAGGCCTCGGAGCAAGAACTGCGTCGGGCTGTGGAACTCGACCCAAACTACGCGGATGCGAATTTCAATCTGGCAGTACTCTATCTGGGACGCAATCCACCGCTGATTGAGTTGGCCAGGCGCCATTATCAGCGCGCCCTGGATCTCGGGGCTAAACGCGATCCGGCCCTCGAAAACCTCATCGCCAAATCAGTTGCAAGCCAGCCCTCTGATTCTCAAAGATCCTCAGTACGTCCGTGA
- a CDS encoding D-alanyl-D-alanine carboxypeptidase: protein MKNIYLPLILLFLSIPIFGAPTPSPSPAPDVKGASVVVVDANSGYVLYQRNPDEKRPVGSTQKLLTSLIVAEQGNLDKEVVIDPIDELAEPTTLQLKPGTSYSKGTLLTALLVKSPNDVARALGRDTGGSLEDFADLMNRKAISLGMNSSHFVNPNGLPAEDQYSTAADMSKVARAAYANPVLRPIMATKYLPFRYADGHVHMLRNTNQTMRENWFCTGMKTGYTDKAKHCLVSSGSYNGKEVITVILGSSKERIFTDSAHMLRWALGLPQEGKSTKALAGRKPTSQQNSGDQVRPKVKKHHRHHSHSNQTTS, encoded by the coding sequence ATGAAGAATATCTACCTTCCGCTGATTCTCCTCTTTCTCTCGATTCCGATATTTGGCGCCCCAACCCCATCACCATCCCCAGCCCCTGATGTGAAGGGTGCATCCGTCGTTGTCGTGGATGCCAATTCCGGATATGTGCTTTACCAGAGGAACCCGGACGAGAAACGACCAGTCGGCAGTACCCAGAAGCTTCTGACCTCTCTCATCGTGGCCGAGCAGGGAAATCTCGATAAGGAGGTCGTCATCGATCCCATCGACGAGCTGGCTGAACCGACCACCCTGCAACTGAAACCAGGCACCTCCTATAGCAAGGGGACGCTACTCACCGCGCTTCTCGTAAAGAGCCCGAATGATGTGGCTCGTGCTCTGGGGCGAGATACGGGAGGAAGCCTTGAAGATTTTGCAGACCTGATGAACCGCAAGGCCATCAGTCTGGGAATGAACTCCTCTCACTTTGTGAATCCGAACGGGCTACCCGCGGAGGACCAATATTCCACGGCTGCGGATATGTCGAAAGTAGCACGGGCTGCCTATGCCAACCCGGTTCTCCGCCCCATCATGGCCACCAAGTATCTTCCCTTCCGCTATGCCGACGGCCATGTCCACATGTTGCGCAACACAAACCAGACCATGCGTGAAAACTGGTTCTGCACCGGCATGAAGACGGGATACACCGACAAGGCCAAGCATTGTCTGGTAAGTAGCGGAAGCTACAATGGCAAGGAAGTCATCACTGTGATCCTGGGCAGTAGCAAGGAACGGATCTTCACCGATTCGGCACACATGCTGAGGTGGGCGCTAGGATTACCCCAAGAGGGCAAGTCAACAAAAGCGTTGGCAGGGCGGAAACCCACGAGTCAGCAAAACTCAGGCGATCAGGTCAGGCCCAAGGTGAAGAAACATCACCGGCATCACTCACACTCGAATCAGACAACTTCATGA
- a CDS encoding ATP-dependent helicase gives MSRSYQLQPSPSTGSGIDFAKELNEQQLNAVTSPSGAHLVIAGAGTGKTRTLTYRVAWLLEQGYRPGEILLLTFTNKAAREMLERVNMLPPGGSEGLWSGTFHSIGHRILRRHPEAVGFNQGFTIMDREDQEELLESVVARLGFRTNDKRFPKGQVLAELISLGCNTGDTLRTLLARRYKYFIDLEDQIAQVATAYEGRKKEVNALDFDDLLSKTHELLLTNPEIAATYQRRFRAILVDEYQDTNRLQAGLIDTLAAMHKHIMVVGDDAQSIYSWRGADFANILEFPKRYPGSVVHRIETNYRSVPQVLELANASILNNPRQFPKELRAVRKESITKPALVPLATNNEQASFIAQRVLELNDEGVDFREIAVLYRAHYHSMEIQLEFTRRGIPFGITSGLRFFEQAHIKDVAAFLKFAINPNDEVAFKRMARLLPGIGNKTAENLWQQAMKLLEGGRSFSLLDKGCKPPTKAQGAWNQLVMTLTELAPKGEPAPPSDMITAVMKSLYNDYMQAKFANYEARRDDLNTLANYAKQFEQTDEFLAQLTLLGGTETSEVTGRDDQEDRVCLSSIHQAKGLEWQVVFLAWLTEGMFPGTRSMEDDNALEEERRLFYVGVTRCKDELYLTYPELRLNAAYGEAFQRPSRFLEELPTHLTERWEVARAVARFTPQGERQVQRHQKREFDPADESQVPEWED, from the coding sequence ATGAGCCGGAGCTACCAGCTCCAACCCTCCCCAAGTACTGGATCGGGCATCGACTTTGCCAAGGAGCTGAACGAGCAGCAACTGAACGCAGTCACTTCCCCGTCCGGCGCGCATCTCGTAATTGCCGGTGCGGGGACTGGAAAGACGCGAACCCTCACCTACAGAGTCGCATGGCTGCTTGAGCAAGGCTATCGGCCTGGAGAGATTCTCCTGCTGACCTTCACCAACAAGGCGGCCCGTGAGATGCTCGAACGAGTGAACATGCTCCCCCCTGGTGGCTCAGAAGGCCTCTGGAGCGGAACTTTCCACTCGATCGGCCACCGGATCCTGAGACGTCACCCCGAAGCGGTGGGATTCAATCAGGGATTCACCATCATGGATCGGGAGGATCAGGAGGAGCTGCTGGAATCCGTTGTGGCACGCCTGGGATTCCGCACCAATGACAAGCGCTTTCCCAAGGGACAGGTCCTCGCGGAACTGATCAGCCTGGGTTGCAACACGGGTGACACTCTCCGCACGCTACTGGCACGCCGTTATAAGTACTTCATCGATCTGGAGGATCAGATCGCCCAAGTCGCCACTGCCTATGAAGGTCGCAAGAAGGAAGTAAATGCACTCGATTTCGACGACCTACTTTCCAAGACCCATGAGCTTCTGCTGACCAATCCCGAGATTGCCGCCACTTACCAGCGTCGCTTCCGCGCAATTCTGGTCGACGAGTACCAGGACACGAACAGGCTGCAGGCTGGGCTCATCGACACATTGGCCGCCATGCACAAGCACATCATGGTCGTCGGTGACGATGCCCAGTCGATTTACTCGTGGAGGGGAGCCGACTTCGCGAACATCCTCGAGTTCCCGAAGCGCTATCCGGGTTCTGTTGTCCACAGGATCGAGACGAACTACCGGAGCGTTCCCCAGGTCCTTGAGCTGGCCAATGCCTCCATTCTGAATAACCCACGCCAGTTCCCCAAGGAACTGCGTGCTGTCCGCAAGGAGTCCATCACCAAACCTGCGCTGGTGCCCCTTGCCACCAATAACGAGCAGGCTTCCTTCATCGCCCAGCGCGTACTGGAACTTAACGACGAGGGGGTCGATTTCCGCGAAATCGCCGTTCTCTACCGAGCCCACTACCACTCCATGGAAATCCAACTGGAGTTCACCAGAAGGGGTATTCCCTTTGGCATCACGAGTGGACTCCGTTTCTTCGAGCAGGCACATATCAAGGATGTGGCGGCCTTTTTGAAGTTCGCCATCAATCCCAACGACGAAGTCGCCTTCAAACGGATGGCGCGATTACTTCCCGGCATCGGCAACAAGACGGCCGAAAATCTTTGGCAGCAGGCCATGAAACTCTTGGAGGGAGGGCGGAGTTTTTCTCTACTGGATAAAGGATGCAAACCGCCCACCAAGGCCCAGGGTGCATGGAATCAACTGGTGATGACCCTGACCGAACTGGCTCCCAAGGGAGAGCCTGCACCTCCATCCGACATGATCACCGCGGTCATGAAGTCGCTGTATAATGATTACATGCAGGCCAAGTTCGCCAACTACGAGGCCCGACGCGATGACCTGAACACGCTGGCCAACTACGCGAAGCAGTTCGAGCAGACGGATGAGTTCCTTGCGCAACTCACGCTATTGGGAGGAACCGAGACCAGCGAGGTCACCGGTCGTGATGACCAGGAGGACCGGGTTTGCCTCTCCAGCATTCACCAAGCCAAGGGACTCGAATGGCAGGTTGTCTTCCTAGCATGGCTTACCGAAGGAATGTTCCCAGGGACACGCTCGATGGAGGATGACAATGCCCTGGAAGAAGAGAGGCGGCTCTTCTATGTCGGAGTCACCCGCTGCAAGGACGAACTCTACTTAACCTATCCCGAACTGCGTCTCAATGCGGCTTATGGGGAGGCCTTCCAGCGCCCCTCCCGATTCCTGGAGGAGCTACCAACTCATCTGACCGAACGTTGGGAGGTAGCCCGCGCTGTCGCACGTTTCACCCCACAGGGAGAGCGCCAGGTGCAGCGCCACCAGAAGCGTGAATTTGACCCAGCCGACGAATCCCAAGTTCCCGAGTGGGAGGACTGA
- a CDS encoding biotin/lipoyl-binding protein — MSDPLSGGKLLRRALGILISVASFVSVAVLARLVDQNIAKNPRTEDAQVRANVIGVATQVGGTITGIHVKDNQLVHKGDLLFEIDSRPYAAEAEKAKAQLALTELEIQAYQDQIAASEAQLKQSEAKAAYAVDYAKRVQALVGNLYVTIDKNQLAQTEAVTATDKVSQDKAALERARNLLGNQGDVNVRRIAAQAALKDSELKLSYCKVYATCDGYVTNLQITPGAYAAVGEQIFSLVDKKIWYVLANFRETDLKRMRPGMSVDVYLMAESGNKLRGIVQGLPKAVVALNTPSNNAPGGEGILSRVSPTIDFILLAQRYPVRIVLDEPEGHSFRMGGTASVIVHTDSDIEEGVKVITRLQQLQDTEFVSPMGSAGRIPLNE; from the coding sequence ATGAGTGATCCATTATCAGGTGGCAAACTGCTTCGCAGGGCGCTCGGGATTCTAATTTCCGTGGCTAGCTTTGTGTCGGTGGCAGTTCTTGCCCGGTTGGTAGACCAAAACATCGCCAAAAACCCCCGAACCGAGGATGCACAGGTGCGTGCCAATGTAATTGGCGTGGCCACACAGGTAGGAGGTACGATCACGGGTATCCATGTGAAGGATAATCAACTGGTTCACAAGGGGGACCTGCTCTTTGAAATCGACTCTCGGCCTTATGCCGCCGAGGCGGAGAAAGCGAAGGCTCAGTTAGCTCTTACGGAACTTGAGATTCAGGCTTACCAAGACCAGATTGCTGCCTCGGAGGCGCAACTTAAGCAAAGCGAGGCCAAAGCTGCCTATGCGGTCGATTATGCGAAGAGAGTGCAGGCTCTTGTCGGGAATCTTTATGTCACGATTGACAAAAACCAACTCGCCCAGACGGAGGCGGTCACTGCAACCGACAAGGTCTCCCAAGACAAAGCCGCACTGGAGCGGGCTCGTAATCTTCTTGGTAATCAGGGTGATGTGAATGTACGACGAATTGCGGCTCAAGCCGCCCTGAAGGATTCCGAGCTGAAACTCTCTTACTGCAAGGTCTATGCTACCTGTGATGGGTATGTCACTAATCTCCAGATCACGCCGGGTGCCTACGCTGCCGTGGGGGAGCAGATCTTCTCCCTTGTTGATAAGAAGATCTGGTATGTCCTCGCCAATTTTCGTGAGACCGACCTGAAGAGGATGCGCCCCGGCATGAGTGTTGATGTCTATCTGATGGCAGAATCGGGAAATAAGCTCCGAGGAATCGTCCAAGGGTTACCCAAGGCTGTTGTTGCTCTTAACACCCCTTCAAATAATGCGCCCGGAGGCGAGGGGATTTTGTCCAGAGTCTCACCAACCATTGATTTCATCCTGCTAGCCCAGCGTTACCCTGTACGCATCGTGCTGGATGAGCCTGAGGGGCATTCCTTCCGGATGGGAGGGACGGCCTCCGTGATTGTCCACACCGATAGCGATATTGAGGAGGGAGTGAAGGTCATCACTCGCCTCCAGCAGCTACAGGATACCGAATTTGTTTCCCCAATGGGCAGTGCGGGGCGGATTCCCCTCAATGAGTGA
- a CDS encoding AarF/ABC1/UbiB kinase family protein, translating to MIPEIRSAVGFAAQLPRYNEIVTILFKYGFADVLKLVAWQQLIGVDKAVLETHATGLLAKPPQERLRLALEELGPTFIKFGQILSSRRDLVDDTYYDELCKLQDNVPTFPGSLAKEIFARELGKPVEVAFLEFDEKPIAGASIAQVHRAVTLDGVTVAVKVQRPDIRPVIEQDLSILVDLAKFLEQHVADLASLNPFAVVQEFAETLKMELDFTHEAGNAERFAEQFRGNPTIKVPKLFRELSGERILTMEFISGHSVTKSEKLRSHGIDPVALSESISGLIYEQVFTHGFFHGDPHPGNMTIIESKETPGGGVLGLYDYGMMGAFSPSFRSNLAHLIAGLGEKDNRQVMLALIDLSEDGNVEDFDRMLRDVEEFSDKHLNKPLSEINLSLVLNNLLELLRVHRLRMKGSFYLGIKALSQVEAVGRALNQELNFVELGRPYAEKLIAGKYMPGHLLELLKKLGTASVDFLEVFPSDFRVLWNRMKRGEITIPLQHKIDAKGIEPLRVTLDSIANRLANAIVAASVMICSAILIHSGIPPKIWHIPIIGLVGLCWGGYMCLRLALSTWKHGGL from the coding sequence GTGATCCCTGAAATCCGCTCCGCCGTCGGCTTTGCCGCTCAATTACCGCGTTACAACGAGATTGTCACCATCCTGTTCAAGTATGGATTTGCCGATGTCCTGAAGCTCGTTGCTTGGCAGCAGTTGATCGGGGTGGACAAAGCGGTTCTTGAGACCCATGCGACCGGTCTTCTCGCCAAGCCTCCTCAGGAGCGTCTGCGCCTAGCCTTGGAGGAGTTGGGGCCCACCTTCATCAAGTTCGGTCAGATACTGAGTTCCCGCCGCGATCTGGTCGATGACACCTACTATGACGAACTCTGCAAGCTTCAGGATAATGTCCCCACTTTCCCGGGAAGCCTGGCCAAGGAGATCTTTGCCCGTGAGCTTGGGAAGCCTGTGGAAGTGGCGTTTCTCGAATTTGATGAGAAGCCGATCGCAGGTGCCTCGATTGCCCAGGTGCACCGCGCAGTCACCCTTGACGGGGTGACTGTTGCCGTCAAAGTCCAACGCCCCGACATCCGTCCCGTGATTGAGCAGGATCTTTCCATTCTGGTAGATCTGGCGAAGTTTCTGGAACAGCATGTTGCCGATCTTGCCTCGTTGAATCCCTTTGCGGTGGTGCAGGAGTTCGCGGAGACCCTGAAGATGGAACTCGACTTCACGCACGAGGCGGGGAATGCGGAACGTTTTGCCGAACAGTTCCGTGGCAATCCTACCATCAAGGTGCCCAAGCTCTTCCGAGAGTTGAGCGGGGAGAGGATACTGACGATGGAGTTCATCTCGGGCCATTCCGTGACAAAGAGCGAGAAGCTTAGATCCCATGGTATCGATCCTGTCGCCCTCTCGGAGAGCATCTCCGGCCTGATCTACGAGCAGGTCTTCACACATGGTTTTTTCCACGGGGATCCCCATCCTGGGAACATGACGATCATTGAGTCGAAGGAGACTCCCGGTGGCGGGGTGCTGGGTCTGTATGACTATGGTATGATGGGGGCGTTTTCTCCGAGTTTCCGATCTAATCTGGCCCACCTCATCGCGGGTCTCGGGGAGAAGGACAATCGGCAGGTGATGCTCGCGCTGATCGACCTTTCCGAGGATGGGAATGTCGAGGATTTCGACCGGATGCTACGGGATGTCGAGGAGTTCAGTGATAAGCATCTCAACAAGCCGCTCTCCGAGATCAATCTCTCCCTTGTCCTGAACAACCTGCTTGAACTTCTCCGAGTTCATCGTCTTCGGATGAAGGGGAGCTTCTACCTCGGAATCAAGGCGCTCTCCCAAGTCGAGGCGGTGGGCCGTGCCCTGAATCAGGAACTGAATTTCGTCGAGCTCGGCCGTCCCTATGCCGAGAAACTGATCGCCGGGAAATACATGCCCGGGCACCTGCTGGAGCTTCTGAAAAAGCTTGGCACCGCCTCGGTGGACTTTCTGGAGGTTTTTCCAAGTGATTTCCGGGTGCTTTGGAACAGGATGAAGCGGGGGGAGATCACCATTCCTCTTCAGCACAAGATCGATGCCAAGGGGATCGAACCACTCCGTGTCACCCTCGACTCAATCGCCAATAGGTTGGCTAATGCGATCGTAGCCGCCTCGGTGATGATCTGCTCAGCCATCCTGATTCATTCCGGCATCCCACCTAAGATCTGGCATATTCCAATCATTGGCCTGGTCGGTCTCTGCTGGGGTGGGTACATGTGCCTTCGCCTTGCCCTCTCCACCTGGAAGCACGGCGGACTTTGA